The following coding sequences lie in one Paenibacillus durus ATCC 35681 genomic window:
- a CDS encoding NAD(P)H-dependent oxidoreductase: MNVLLVYAHPEPKSFNGALKDLAVAFLTDEGHQVKVSDLYAMNFKAAADRDDFLMLENPDFFMYQFEQGKATKTNTFAWTPARDEDARIRYLEDYKKRLQNLSAILSIPYHPISHYDEHHQLKMEYR, from the coding sequence ATGAACGTACTCCTTGTCTATGCCCACCCGGAGCCGAAGTCATTCAACGGAGCGTTAAAGGATCTTGCCGTTGCCTTTCTGACAGATGAAGGTCATCAGGTTAAAGTGTCCGACCTCTATGCGATGAATTTCAAGGCTGCTGCCGATCGCGATGATTTTCTCATGCTGGAGAACCCGGATTTTTTTATGTACCAATTTGAACAAGGAAAGGCTACTAAAACAAATACCTTTGCCTGGACTCCCGCACGTGATGAGGATGCCCGAATCCGGTACTTGGAAGATTACAAAAAGCGTCTTCAAAATCTCTCCGCGATACTTTCTATCCCGTATCATCCTATTTCTCATTATGACGAGCATCACCAATTGAAAATGGAGTACAGGTAA
- a CDS encoding iron chaperone, translated as MKEKITYGSIDEYIAASTPEVQEILQTLRQVIQESAPDAKEKISYQMPTFELHGNLVHFAAFKKHIGFYPAPSGIEAFKEEVEEYHKSKGTLQFPLDKPLPYDLISRIVKYRVASNIEKAEAKLKKKS; from the coding sequence ATGAAAGAAAAAATCACTTATGGGTCGATTGACGAGTATATTGCAGCGTCCACTCCCGAGGTTCAGGAGATTCTTCAGACTCTAAGGCAAGTGATCCAGGAGTCGGCGCCGGACGCGAAGGAGAAGATCAGCTACCAGATGCCTACATTCGAGCTCCATGGAAATCTTGTGCATTTTGCGGCTTTTAAGAAGCACATCGGTTTTTACCCGGCCCCGAGCGGAATCGAAGCGTTCAAAGAGGAAGTGGAGGAATATCACAAGTCGAAAGGGACATTACAATTCCCTCTAGATAAGCCGCTGCCCTATGACCTCATCAGCAGAATCGTTAAATACAGAGTTGCAAGCAACATTGAAAAAGCGGAAGCGAAATTGAAGAAGAAGAGCTGA
- a CDS encoding pyruvate kinase encodes MIDKYNYNSFLHQSAEIEELISQLSAIREDMLRMAGESNSALLDRHPDYLFSAQNLLHYLALRSQDIRSLQGKLAQMGLSSLGRSELTVLATVDAVLRVLHQLVQRPWSLHSPILDSKAGQQLLREHTEALLGAPPADRNVRIMVTMPNEAADDYWLVYNLLMSGMNCMRINCAHDDQEIWSKVINNLRKAEKATNLSCQIMMDLAGPKLRTGSAQPKPAVIKIRPLKNDYGQIIRPARVWLFAKETPSSPITAADYFLPVEREWLDKLATGDRIKIQDARDARRTLKVIDVTEKGCLAEANKTAYIIPGTELVIHTESGTGTKFKTTIGSLPAKKNTIHLTIGDLLILEPELEYGRPAALDNEGNVISPAAIGSPAHEVFGDIRAGEEIWFDDGKIGGIVERAEADRLYVRITHTREGGHKLGGEKGINLPNSNLHLSAMTTKDVEDLKFVASHADIVALSFANSVEDVQLLRRHLYELNSQELGIVLKIETQRGFENLPSMLLEIMKVPRCGVMIARGDLAVECGFERMAEVQEEILWICEAAHVPVIWATQVLESMAKEGLPSRAEITDAAMGEGSECVMLNKGKHIVDTVKALDNILKRMQGHQHKKRSMMRELRLASTFREKYFTCTPFSIGDARHNEK; translated from the coding sequence ATGATAGATAAATATAATTACAACAGCTTTTTGCATCAATCGGCCGAGATTGAGGAGTTGATCAGCCAACTCAGCGCGATTCGGGAAGACATGTTGAGAATGGCTGGTGAGTCTAATAGTGCTCTGCTTGATCGTCATCCAGATTACTTGTTTAGCGCCCAGAACCTGCTGCATTACCTGGCATTGCGAAGTCAAGACATACGCTCGCTGCAGGGTAAGCTGGCTCAGATGGGGCTATCCTCATTGGGAAGATCTGAGCTTACTGTGTTGGCAACAGTCGATGCGGTCTTGCGAGTGCTTCACCAGTTGGTACAGCGTCCTTGGAGTCTTCATTCCCCGATTCTGGATAGTAAAGCCGGCCAGCAGCTTCTGCGAGAACATACGGAAGCCTTGCTTGGTGCCCCGCCTGCTGACAGAAATGTGCGGATTATGGTTACCATGCCCAACGAAGCAGCTGACGACTATTGGCTTGTGTATAATCTTTTAATGAGCGGCATGAACTGTATGCGTATCAACTGTGCTCATGACGATCAGGAGATTTGGTCAAAGGTCATTAACAATCTTCGCAAAGCTGAGAAGGCAACGAATCTTTCATGCCAAATTATGATGGATTTAGCGGGTCCGAAGCTTCGAACCGGGTCCGCCCAGCCCAAACCGGCGGTAATAAAAATACGCCCTTTGAAAAATGATTATGGTCAAATCATTCGACCTGCTCGGGTGTGGCTATTCGCCAAGGAAACTCCGTCGTCCCCCATCACAGCAGCCGACTATTTCTTGCCGGTAGAAAGAGAATGGCTGGACAAGCTTGCAACAGGGGACCGTATCAAAATACAGGATGCGCGTGACGCGAGACGGACTCTGAAGGTAATTGACGTCACGGAAAAAGGATGTTTAGCGGAGGCTAATAAAACTGCCTATATCATACCTGGCACTGAATTAGTCATTCATACCGAATCCGGTACGGGTACAAAGTTTAAAACGACAATTGGCAGTCTCCCTGCCAAGAAAAATACCATCCACCTGACCATTGGGGATCTCCTTATTTTAGAGCCAGAACTAGAGTACGGGCGGCCCGCAGCTCTGGATAACGAAGGAAATGTAATCAGTCCCGCGGCAATCGGATCTCCCGCGCATGAAGTTTTCGGGGATATCAGAGCAGGAGAGGAGATCTGGTTTGATGATGGCAAAATCGGAGGAATTGTTGAACGGGCTGAAGCTGACAGATTGTATGTTCGAATAACCCATACACGGGAAGGCGGTCATAAGCTGGGCGGTGAAAAAGGGATCAACCTGCCTAACAGCAATCTTCATTTGTCGGCTATGACTACCAAGGACGTGGAGGATTTGAAGTTTGTTGCCAGTCATGCAGACATTGTGGCTCTGTCATTCGCTAATAGTGTGGAGGATGTGCAACTTCTTCGTAGACACCTGTATGAGCTTAATAGCCAGGAACTGGGGATCGTACTGAAAATCGAAACGCAGCGCGGCTTTGAGAACTTGCCTTCCATGCTCTTGGAGATTATGAAGGTCCCCCGCTGCGGAGTGATGATTGCCAGAGGCGACCTTGCCGTGGAGTGCGGCTTCGAGAGAATGGCCGAGGTACAGGAGGAAATCCTGTGGATCTGTGAGGCGGCGCATGTTCCTGTCATCTGGGCTACTCAGGTACTGGAGAGCATGGCCAAGGAAGGACTTCCATCCCGGGCAGAAATAACCGATGCAGCCATGGGCGAAGGCTCCGAATGCGTTATGCTGAACAAAGGAAAGCATATCGTCGACACAGTCAAGGCACTGGACAATATCCTGAAAAGGATGCAAGGACATCAACACAAAAAACGCTCCATGATGCGCGAATTGCGTCTTGCATCCACGTTTCGGGAAAAGTATTTTACCTGTACTCCATTTTCAATTGGTGATGCTCGTCATAATGAGAAATAG